Proteins co-encoded in one Halococcoides cellulosivorans genomic window:
- a CDS encoding PKD domain-containing protein yields the protein MTRDRSSTIRLDRRTFLAGTTAAATGTLVGLAGSAAASTGTLVVGTTLPGRVLQQDGDGWTQLGADLTPSGSVTDLLVHDGDLYAAITTETRMVEGTGRVYRWDGSSWQQIGGDLGNNVTALVAYDGAVHAGVSVGGAEVYRLDEDTWTRVLREAEAFAGAGALTVYEGDLYVGDSAFDVFGRYDGETFTVEGAYDGSCVYDFAAYDGELYAGAYRGTLFQRDGGAWTRADQADAYGELLTLATYDGSLWVGTTMGPDLGRFDGDRIELVERFDDSVVALFDAGDALYVGTGQNAAEFADSIPQATTGRLYRYAGESFEEVAPDQDFAGAVQTITRLQVNEPPTAAISVETETPVTDAPVALSGADSTDPDGEIVSYEWDLIGDGTVDATGVTVETTFEEPGAHSVSLTVTDDAGATATATATVEVALGVGLQIKPPEEPTPINPNRSNGVLPVAIDGTTVDPTAIDVDSLRVGAPDVVAAGDGAAPVHGGHRTDATGDGVTDLVVHVPIADSGFDGDESMGALRGELTDGTTLIGRDEITIVGGGPHEKGPKGPKSR from the coding sequence ATGACACGAGACCGTTCTTCCACGATACGACTCGACAGACGAACATTTCTCGCCGGGACCACCGCGGCCGCGACCGGGACGCTAGTCGGCCTGGCCGGGTCGGCGGCGGCCAGCACCGGGACGCTCGTGGTGGGGACGACGCTCCCCGGCCGGGTCCTCCAGCAGGACGGCGACGGTTGGACCCAACTCGGGGCAGACCTGACACCGAGTGGGTCGGTGACCGACCTGCTCGTCCACGACGGCGATCTGTACGCCGCGATCACGACCGAAACCCGAATGGTAGAGGGCACCGGGCGAGTCTACCGGTGGGACGGGTCGTCCTGGCAGCAGATCGGCGGCGACCTGGGCAACAACGTCACCGCACTCGTCGCCTACGACGGCGCCGTCCACGCGGGCGTCTCCGTCGGCGGCGCCGAGGTGTACCGCCTCGACGAAGACACCTGGACTCGTGTGCTTCGCGAGGCCGAGGCGTTCGCCGGTGCCGGTGCGCTCACCGTCTACGAGGGCGACCTCTACGTCGGAGACAGCGCCTTCGACGTGTTCGGACGCTACGACGGCGAGACGTTCACCGTCGAAGGTGCCTACGACGGGAGTTGTGTCTACGACTTCGCGGCCTACGACGGCGAGCTATACGCCGGCGCGTACCGCGGCACGCTGTTCCAGCGCGACGGTGGGGCGTGGACACGCGCCGATCAGGCGGACGCTTACGGCGAGTTGCTCACGCTCGCGACCTACGACGGTTCCCTGTGGGTCGGGACGACCATGGGGCCGGACCTGGGTCGGTTCGACGGCGATCGAATCGAGTTGGTCGAGCGGTTCGACGACTCGGTCGTCGCGCTGTTCGACGCCGGCGACGCGCTCTACGTCGGCACCGGGCAAAACGCCGCGGAGTTCGCTGACAGCATTCCCCAGGCCACGACCGGGCGACTCTATCGGTATGCCGGAGAGTCTTTCGAGGAAGTCGCCCCCGACCAGGACTTCGCGGGCGCAGTCCAGACGATCACGCGACTCCAGGTCAACGAGCCACCGACGGCGGCGATCTCGGTCGAGACCGAGACGCCCGTCACGGATGCGCCAGTCGCGCTCTCGGGGGCCGACTCGACCGACCCCGACGGCGAGATCGTCAGCTACGAGTGGGATCTCATCGGCGACGGCACGGTCGACGCCACCGGCGTGACCGTAGAGACGACCTTCGAGGAGCCAGGTGCTCACTCCGTCTCGCTCACGGTGACCGACGACGCGGGCGCGACGGCGACCGCAACCGCGACGGTCGAGGTGGCCCTCGGCGTCGGACTTCAGATCAAGCCGCCCGAAGAGCCGACACCGATCAATCCCAACCGATCGAACGGCGTCCTCCCGGTGGCGATCGACGGGACGACCGTCGATCCCACGGCGATCGACGTCGATAGCCTCCGGGTCGGCGCACCCGACGTGGTTGCCGCCGGCGACGGCGCCGCACCCGTCCACGGCGGCCACCGCACCGACGCGACCGGCGATGGCGTCACCGACCTCGTCGTCCACGTCCCGATCGCGGATTCGGGCTTCGACGGCGACGAATCGATGGGGGCCCTCCGTGGCGAACTGACCGACGGGACGACGCTGATCGGCCGAGACGAGATCACGATCGTCGGTGGCGGGCCGCACGAGAAGGGTCCGAAAGGCCCCAAGAGTCGCTGA
- the feoB gene encoding ferrous iron transport protein B: MSDDVEHRETVALVGAPNVGKSVVFGALADSYVDVSNYPGTTVDTTQGECDDYRLTDTPGAHGISSFSEEERVTRDIVLNEADRVINVVDATQLDRDLFMTLQLLDMGIPTVVALNMMDEAAADGIEIDVEALEAELGVPVVPTVAVDGDGIGELRDRLPEASAPDETGIERFFSDLPAVEVGRARKTLLVEDDEPTARAVADADDGFDDPVGPDDAAADDAADQDGVAADGGVFASGQREAVYGNRRRRVGDVIDAVQHRGDRGRPLAERFSDLMIDPLTGTPIALAILGVIFYLIGVVVAQKVVDFLEIVVFGEYYNPAVEGVVTSVLPAANWVEPIEFLLVNDNLGLVTVTVQYILGVLLPLVIAFYLVIGVLEDSGMLPRLAVLTDRGLNRVGLNGRAIVPMIVGVGCVTMAVITTRMVGSRRERLISTALLGLAIPCSAQLGVIMGLLASLGMGWWVAYVGVLLGVLGVAGVVLDRTLPGESEALVTELPRMRIPKPRNVLRKTYNRTKMFLREAAPLFGVTAIGVSALDYAGGLDAIEAGLEPLTGLLGLPQEFGQILLLGLIRRDFAAAGMTGLELGPSQIFVGLVVITLFVPCILSMVMILKERDLKTGLVMWVGSWAVAFGVGAALAMGFAYVVPRVNAAVGGVIATFAGVIG; encoded by the coding sequence ATGAGCGACGACGTCGAGCACCGGGAAACGGTCGCGCTGGTGGGCGCACCGAACGTCGGCAAGAGCGTCGTCTTCGGAGCGCTCGCGGACAGCTACGTCGACGTCTCGAACTATCCCGGGACGACCGTCGACACGACCCAGGGTGAGTGCGACGACTACCGGCTGACCGACACGCCCGGCGCCCACGGCATCTCCTCGTTTTCGGAAGAAGAGCGCGTCACGCGCGACATCGTCTTGAACGAGGCCGATCGGGTGATCAACGTCGTCGACGCGACCCAGCTCGATCGCGACCTCTTCATGACCCTGCAGTTACTCGACATGGGGATCCCCACGGTCGTCGCGCTCAACATGATGGACGAGGCTGCGGCCGACGGGATCGAGATCGACGTCGAGGCGCTGGAGGCCGAACTCGGCGTGCCGGTCGTCCCGACGGTCGCCGTCGACGGCGACGGGATCGGCGAGCTACGGGATCGACTCCCCGAAGCGAGCGCGCCCGACGAAACCGGCATCGAGCGGTTTTTCTCCGATCTGCCGGCCGTCGAGGTCGGCCGCGCGCGAAAGACGCTGCTCGTCGAAGACGACGAGCCGACGGCGCGGGCGGTCGCGGACGCCGACGACGGGTTCGACGACCCAGTTGGCCCGGACGACGCGGCGGCCGACGACGCTGCCGATCAAGACGGCGTCGCCGCCGACGGCGGCGTGTTCGCCTCCGGACAGCGCGAAGCCGTCTACGGCAATCGCCGCCGGCGGGTCGGTGACGTGATCGACGCCGTCCAGCATCGTGGCGACCGCGGGCGACCGCTGGCGGAGCGGTTCAGCGATCTGATGATCGACCCCCTGACGGGCACGCCGATCGCACTCGCGATCCTCGGCGTGATCTTCTATCTCATCGGCGTCGTCGTCGCCCAGAAGGTCGTCGACTTCCTCGAAATCGTCGTCTTCGGAGAGTACTACAACCCGGCCGTCGAGGGGGTCGTCACGTCGGTCCTCCCGGCGGCGAACTGGGTCGAGCCGATCGAGTTCCTGCTCGTCAACGACAACCTCGGGCTGGTGACCGTCACCGTCCAGTACATTCTGGGCGTGCTCTTGCCACTCGTGATCGCCTTCTACCTGGTGATCGGCGTCCTCGAAGACTCGGGGATGCTCCCGCGATTGGCCGTGCTGACCGATCGCGGGCTGAACCGGGTGGGACTCAACGGCCGCGCGATCGTGCCGATGATCGTCGGGGTGGGGTGTGTGACGATGGCGGTGATCACGACGCGGATGGTCGGATCGCGCCGCGAGCGACTCATCTCGACGGCACTGCTCGGCCTCGCGATCCCGTGTTCGGCGCAACTCGGCGTGATCATGGGCCTGCTCGCCAGCCTGGGCATGGGCTGGTGGGTCGCGTACGTGGGCGTCCTCCTCGGCGTGCTCGGCGTCGCGGGCGTCGTCCTCGATCGGACGCTGCCCGGTGAGAGCGAGGCGCTCGTCACGGAACTCCCGCGCATGCGTATCCCCAAGCCCCGGAACGTCCTCCGGAAGACGTACAACCGGACGAAGATGTTCCTCCGAGAGGCCGCCCCACTCTTTGGCGTGACTGCGATCGGCGTCTCCGCACTCGATTACGCGGGTGGGCTGGACGCCATCGAGGCGGGGCTGGAGCCGTTGACGGGGCTGCTCGGCCTGCCCCAGGAGTTCGGCCAGATCCTTCTCCTCGGGCTCATTCGCCGGGACTTCGCCGCGGCGGGGATGACCGGCCTCGAACTCGGCCCATCCCAGATCTTCGTCGGCCTGGTCGTCATCACGCTGTTCGTGCCCTGCATCCTCTCGATGGTGATGATCCTCAAAGAGCGCGACCTCAAAACCGGTCTGGTCATGTGGGTCGGCTCCTGGGCCGTCGCCTTCGGCGTCGGCGCGGCGCTCGCGATGGGGTTCGCCTACGTCGTGCCACGCGTCAACGCGGCCGTCGGCGGAGTCATCGCCACATTCGCCGGAGTGATCGGCTGA
- a CDS encoding FeoA family protein, with the protein MDTALADADPGESIEMRDVPDDDTRARLLRLGFLDGPVECRRQLTNGPVILRRNGTELALGSALADEITIDRHA; encoded by the coding sequence ATGGATACCGCGCTGGCCGACGCCGATCCGGGGGAGTCGATCGAGATGCGTGACGTCCCCGACGACGACACGCGCGCGAGGCTCCTTCGGCTGGGCTTTCTCGACGGCCCGGTCGAGTGTCGGAGACAGCTCACGAACGGGCCCGTCATCCTCCGGCGCAACGGAACCGAACTCGCGCTGGGATCGGCGCTGGCCGACGAGATCACGATCGATCGCCACGCATGA
- a CDS encoding cellulase family glycosylhydrolase: MTDSTRPTTDRTVSRPTRRTFLKAAGASVAAGTVGGLALGTAGAVGIATPWLHRDGNWMKDPSGNEVTLRGVNVPDAKRMDSKDFRPDHDETIGRATDPERGWYSRVIRLPLQPLDIGGHNTGGIPPMPGFTQDQLDTYLETYVDPAVEYCAERNVYCIVDYHRHREQGEEYLYTSEETDAELTMFWETVAPRYAEDSHVIYEVYNEPIGPFPGEGDPTTNVAVTEDRAKEEGWDVWKEAAQPWVDTIRENAPQNPIIIGSPRWSQYTYWAKDEANEFDGDNLGYVGHVYAHENLRPLGEYFGPPAENVPVFMTEFGWAQDGSPYLVGSAEEEGQDFVDFFEEYPQVSWTVWCFDSKWSPAMMNHDWSLNEFGEFWRAELETYRGVNEPDGDVPTDETTPGTTTETPTPPAIDGTVPQDVDGDGLYEDFNANDKLDFPDVNTLFQHTDSPSVQENAALFDIDGDGGVDLQDVLALFETV; encoded by the coding sequence ATGACCGACAGCACACGGCCCACGACCGATCGCACAGTGTCGAGACCGACGCGACGAACGTTCCTCAAAGCCGCCGGCGCGAGCGTCGCCGCGGGGACCGTCGGCGGCCTCGCGCTGGGGACGGCCGGAGCGGTCGGCATCGCGACGCCGTGGCTCCACCGCGACGGCAACTGGATGAAAGACCCCTCGGGCAACGAGGTCACGCTGCGCGGCGTCAACGTCCCCGACGCCAAGCGGATGGACTCGAAGGACTTCCGCCCGGACCACGACGAGACCATCGGACGCGCGACCGACCCCGAACGGGGCTGGTACTCCCGGGTCATCCGGTTGCCGCTCCAGCCCCTCGACATCGGCGGGCACAATACGGGTGGCATCCCGCCGATGCCGGGGTTCACCCAGGACCAACTCGACACCTACCTGGAGACGTACGTCGACCCGGCCGTCGAGTACTGTGCCGAGCGGAACGTCTACTGTATCGTCGACTACCACCGCCACCGCGAACAGGGCGAGGAGTACCTCTATACGAGCGAGGAGACCGACGCCGAGTTGACGATGTTCTGGGAGACCGTCGCACCACGCTACGCCGAGGACTCCCACGTCATCTACGAGGTGTACAACGAACCCATCGGGCCGTTCCCGGGCGAGGGCGACCCGACGACGAACGTCGCCGTGACCGAAGACCGGGCGAAAGAGGAAGGGTGGGACGTCTGGAAGGAAGCCGCCCAGCCCTGGGTGGATACGATCCGCGAGAACGCGCCCCAGAATCCGATCATCATCGGGTCGCCCCGCTGGAGTCAGTACACCTACTGGGCCAAAGACGAGGCCAACGAGTTCGACGGCGACAATCTCGGCTACGTGGGCCACGTCTACGCCCACGAGAATTTGCGCCCGCTCGGAGAGTACTTCGGCCCGCCAGCCGAGAACGTCCCCGTGTTCATGACCGAGTTCGGGTGGGCCCAGGACGGGTCGCCGTATCTGGTCGGGAGCGCCGAGGAGGAAGGCCAGGACTTCGTCGACTTTTTCGAGGAGTACCCCCAGGTCAGCTGGACGGTCTGGTGTTTCGACTCCAAGTGGAGTCCCGCGATGATGAATCACGACTGGTCGCTCAACGAATTCGGAGAGTTCTGGCGGGCCGAACTCGAAACGTACCGCGGCGTGAACGAACCCGATGGCGACGTGCCGACCGACGAGACGACGCCCGGGACGACCACGGAGACGCCCACACCACCCGCGATCGACGGCACCGTCCCCCAGGACGTCGACGGTGACGGCCTGTACGAGGACTTCAACGCGAACGACAAACTCGACTTCCCGGACGTGAACACGCTCTTCCAGCACACCGATTCGCCGTCCGTCCAGGAGAACGCCGCGCTGTTCGACATCGACGGCGACGGTGGCGTCGATCTCCAGGACGTGCTCGCCCTGTTCGAAACGGTGTAA
- a CDS encoding endo-1,4-beta-xylanase — translation MGLDRTPEDVDESEGADIDRRSLLQMTGAAAGASVVGLGATGTAAAWESDAETRIQEHRTGDLEITVEDGSGNTVPDATVEIEQQDHDFTFGTAVNAEFLYRAEQWGDPIEYQGVDGQQKTADEEDMETYRQYTEELFNTIVFENYTKWNIWENDWQNPDETAGNEVADWAVDWANERDMDVRGHVCVWGNVDAYGVPPDVAEAMGMGPNDTDFSHDDFSEADHDPQLIIDRTLGHIERIIDYYGESVMEWEIANEFINVPEMIYAVEGSGFDDSSVDQATAQVLGDWFEKAQEVTDKYDDIGIAVNEYNTLVGRIGKIEDQYEAAIDYLIEDRGIDLDGIGFQSHFGSWDTLTQDRFWQEFERFAGKGAGLRMSEFDMYKGNWSEQEQADFMYRALKIFFSHPAAEQFLVWNFWDPLHWGDDAGQEKDAPFFRADWSEKPALDVWRNLVFDEWWTAETGTADGSGVYSTSAFLGTHDVTVSANGTSATATVEVTDSDGTTSVSVSLDGSSTGDGPSWPNGATDPDGDGLYEDLSGDGTLNFPDVNELFQNTDQSVAQDNSQYYDFDGDGDLDSQDVLALFEMV, via the coding sequence ATGGGACTGGATCGAACACCGGAGGACGTGGACGAGTCAGAGGGGGCCGACATCGATCGTCGCTCGCTGCTCCAGATGACTGGCGCGGCGGCAGGGGCCAGCGTCGTCGGATTGGGGGCAACCGGGACGGCGGCAGCGTGGGAATCGGACGCCGAGACGCGCATCCAGGAGCACCGCACGGGCGACCTGGAGATCACCGTCGAGGACGGATCGGGCAACACCGTTCCCGACGCGACCGTCGAGATCGAACAGCAAGACCACGACTTTACGTTCGGGACGGCAGTCAACGCGGAGTTCCTCTATCGGGCCGAACAGTGGGGCGACCCGATCGAGTACCAGGGCGTCGACGGCCAACAGAAGACCGCCGACGAGGAGGACATGGAGACGTATCGCCAGTACACCGAAGAACTGTTCAACACGATCGTCTTCGAGAACTACACGAAGTGGAACATCTGGGAGAACGACTGGCAGAACCCCGACGAGACCGCTGGCAACGAGGTGGCCGACTGGGCGGTCGACTGGGCGAACGAACGCGACATGGACGTCCGTGGACACGTCTGTGTCTGGGGCAACGTCGACGCCTACGGCGTCCCCCCGGACGTCGCTGAAGCGATGGGGATGGGCCCCAACGACACGGACTTCAGCCACGACGACTTCAGCGAGGCCGACCACGACCCCCAGCTCATCATCGACCGAACGCTTGGTCACATCGAGCGAATCATCGACTACTACGGGGAAAGCGTCATGGAGTGGGAGATCGCCAACGAGTTCATCAACGTCCCCGAGATGATCTACGCGGTCGAGGGCAGTGGGTTCGACGACTCCTCGGTCGACCAGGCGACCGCCCAGGTCCTCGGTGACTGGTTCGAGAAAGCCCAGGAGGTCACCGACAAGTACGACGACATCGGGATCGCCGTCAACGAGTACAACACCCTCGTGGGTCGGATCGGCAAGATCGAAGACCAGTACGAGGCCGCCATCGACTACCTGATCGAGGATCGAGGGATCGACCTGGACGGCATCGGCTTCCAGTCCCACTTCGGGTCCTGGGACACCCTGACTCAGGACCGATTCTGGCAGGAGTTCGAGCGGTTCGCCGGCAAGGGCGCGGGCCTGCGCATGTCGGAGTTCGACATGTACAAAGGCAACTGGAGCGAGCAAGAACAGGCCGACTTCATGTATCGGGCCCTGAAGATCTTCTTCAGCCACCCTGCCGCCGAGCAGTTCCTCGTCTGGAACTTCTGGGATCCCCTCCACTGGGGCGACGATGCCGGCCAGGAGAAAGACGCACCGTTCTTCCGGGCGGACTGGTCGGAGAAACCCGCGCTCGACGTCTGGCGAAATCTGGTCTTCGACGAGTGGTGGACCGCCGAGACGGGCACGGCCGACGGCTCCGGGGTCTACTCGACGAGTGCCTTCCTGGGCACCCACGACGTGACCGTCTCCGCGAACGGGACGTCCGCGACGGCAACGGTCGAGGTCACCGATTCGGACGGAACGACCAGTGTCTCAGTCTCGCTCGACGGATCCAGCACCGGAGACGGCCCGAGTTGGCCCAACGGGGCGACCGACCCCGACGGCGACGGCCTGTACGAGGACCTCTCGGGTGACGGAACGCTGAACTTCCCCGACGTGAACGAACTGTTCCAGAACACCGATCAGTCGGTCGCCCAGGACAACAGCCAGTACTACGACTTCGACGGCGACGGCGACCTCGACTCCCAGGACGTGCTCGCGCTGTTCGAGATGGTCTGA
- a CDS encoding type IV pilin gives MPGPRSDDDRAVSELTSLLTIVVMALLVIAVVGVNVLYVQSQTEGPDATFSYQYFEPQSMLLITFDSGEPIPAGQIEIEGADRRATWAALNDQMNESTPVGPGTVVRIGPNGAYDQEVSPEETIRVNYLNESGGRTTMSTWNGTG, from the coding sequence ATGCCCGGGCCCCGTTCGGACGACGATCGTGCGGTCTCGGAACTCACGAGTCTCCTCACGATCGTCGTCATGGCCCTGCTCGTCATCGCCGTCGTCGGCGTCAACGTCCTCTACGTTCAGTCCCAGACCGAGGGCCCCGACGCGACCTTTTCGTACCAGTACTTCGAGCCCCAATCGATGCTGTTGATCACGTTCGACTCCGGCGAACCGATCCCCGCCGGACAGATCGAAATCGAAGGTGCAGACAGACGGGCGACCTGGGCGGCGCTGAACGACCAGATGAACGAGTCGACACCGGTCGGTCCGGGCACCGTCGTCCGCATCGGCCCCAACGGCGCCTACGACCAGGAGGTCAGCCCGGAGGAGACGATACGCGTCAACTACCTCAACGAGAGCGGGGGACGGACGACGATGAGTACCTGGAACGGGACGGGATAG
- a CDS encoding saccharopine dehydrogenase family protein, with translation MPDDDTQRDILVWGATGVAGEFVADVLTEQYAPPEISIALGGRDERRLQAIAAELANRHDWDAIPIVVGDATDRERLREVAAQTDVVCSTVGPYARLGTDLVAACVETGTDYCDLTGEIHWVREMIDRYHDAAVDAGARIVHSCGFDSVPADLGTLLVQSAAIERYDEPCETVRIFVESGSGTVSGGTAASIAAMFDAVASDPLARQTLANPYSLAPPGERAGVDPGASRRPHRDALRGAWTGPSPMADVNERVVRRSNALLDYPWGREFRVSERIPTGSGIGGAARASALAGGLGLFGTAMAVGPVRSALQRWVFPAPGEGPTRAETADGHFSIRVIGRGTAPDGPFTVAATIGAPWDPGYGATARMISECALCLVFDDIDSPFEGGVLTPASGIGLPLADRLRAVGFTMAVDDGREDRGE, from the coding sequence ATGCCCGACGATGACACGCAACGCGACATCCTCGTCTGGGGCGCGACCGGCGTCGCCGGCGAGTTCGTCGCTGACGTCCTCACCGAGCAGTATGCGCCACCCGAGATATCGATCGCGCTCGGGGGTCGGGACGAACGCCGTCTCCAGGCGATCGCTGCGGAACTCGCGAATCGGCACGACTGGGACGCGATTCCGATCGTCGTGGGGGACGCGACCGATCGAGAGCGCCTCCGGGAAGTTGCCGCCCAGACCGACGTCGTCTGTAGCACCGTCGGGCCGTACGCTCGCCTCGGGACGGATCTCGTCGCGGCCTGTGTCGAGACCGGCACTGACTACTGCGATCTCACCGGCGAGATCCACTGGGTTCGCGAGATGATCGATCGGTACCACGACGCCGCCGTCGACGCGGGCGCACGCATCGTCCACTCGTGTGGGTTCGACTCCGTCCCGGCGGATCTCGGCACGCTGCTCGTCCAGTCCGCCGCGATCGAACGGTACGACGAGCCCTGCGAGACCGTCCGGATCTTCGTCGAATCCGGGAGTGGGACCGTCAGCGGTGGGACCGCCGCCAGCATCGCCGCGATGTTCGACGCCGTCGCGTCCGATCCGCTCGCCCGCCAGACGCTCGCGAACCCCTACTCGCTGGCCCCGCCGGGCGAGCGCGCCGGCGTCGATCCGGGTGCGTCACGTCGTCCGCACAGGGACGCACTCCGCGGGGCCTGGACCGGCCCGTCGCCGATGGCCGACGTCAACGAGCGCGTCGTCCGCCGGTCGAACGCACTGTTGGACTATCCCTGGGGCCGGGAGTTCCGCGTTTCAGAGCGCATCCCGACGGGCTCTGGGATCGGCGGGGCCGCGCGGGCGTCGGCACTCGCCGGTGGCCTCGGACTCTTTGGCACTGCGATGGCGGTCGGCCCGGTCCGGTCGGCGCTCCAGCGGTGGGTGTTTCCCGCTCCCGGCGAGGGCCCCACGCGTGCGGAGACCGCAGACGGGCACTTTTCGATCCGCGTGATCGGGCGCGGGACGGCCCCAGACGGGCCCTTTACCGTGGCGGCGACGATCGGCGCGCCCTGGGATCCGGGCTACGGCGCGACGGCGCGGATGATCTCTGAGTGTGCGCTCTGTCTGGTCTTCGACGACATCGACTCGCCGTTCGAGGGCGGTGTCCTGACGCCCGCCTCTGGGATCGGTCTGCCGCTGGCCGACCGACTACGTGCGGTAGGGTTCACTATGGCCGTCGATGACGGTCGTGAGGATCGAGGCGAGTGA
- a CDS encoding carboxypeptidase-like regulatory domain-containing protein, which translates to MTWSRREFVRLATVGATAGTAGCSALSPSGSTDSDSGAETGQRPARDAEPITGRVVALGGGGIASATVSAIVPGRGVVAETTTDDRGRFEIAGPTGPVWVRATESAFVGRTVAVAPGASPRLRLTPRAGTVALSFGGDVMFGRRFYSSVSARRGSNPRRVARRHSVDRMEQVGGWRQRLRSPPCERVCERRIRHAWPLRGRDFVGRDRVVDRSGGSVV; encoded by the coding sequence ATGACATGGTCTCGTCGTGAGTTCGTGCGGCTTGCGACGGTCGGAGCGACAGCGGGGACTGCCGGCTGTTCCGCCCTATCGCCGTCGGGGTCGACAGACTCCGACTCGGGAGCCGAGACTGGGCAACGACCCGCACGCGACGCCGAGCCGATCACGGGGCGAGTCGTCGCTCTCGGCGGCGGTGGGATCGCCAGTGCGACCGTCAGTGCGATTGTGCCGGGTCGGGGAGTCGTCGCCGAGACGACCACTGATGATCGGGGCCGATTCGAAATCGCGGGACCGACTGGGCCGGTTTGGGTGCGCGCGACTGAATCTGCGTTCGTCGGACGGACCGTCGCTGTGGCCCCGGGAGCGAGCCCACGTCTCAGGCTCACCCCTCGTGCTGGAACGGTCGCGCTCAGTTTCGGCGGCGACGTGATGTTCGGTCGTCGGTTTTACTCGTCTGTATCCGCCCGACGAGGGAGCAACCCGCGTCGCGTCGCTCGACGACATTCGGTTGATCGAATGGAGCAGGTCGGCGGCTGGCGGCAACGACTTCGATCACCTCCGTGTGAACGGGTCTGCGAGCGTCGAATTCGCCACGCGTGGCCACTCCGAGGACGTGATTTCGTGGGACGCGATCGAGTAGTCGACCGTTCCGGTGGATCGGTCGTGTGA
- a CDS encoding universal stress protein: MTDLILLPLDSSPAAEQAADRVVDVADERDAAIHALFIVDKRELGDPALCSTEVLIMEYEDGGHDLLTGLENRAHERGVPVETRLCRGDPCEEICAAVEKHDPDLTVLGVDIEGCKSVTRTMRQPVVREVCDAVENQEPALTVIGDDHQNEQDSAPLEEIEAFDHVIVH, translated from the coding sequence ATGACCGACCTCATCCTCCTCCCCCTCGACAGTAGCCCCGCGGCCGAGCAGGCGGCCGACCGCGTGGTCGATGTCGCCGACGAGCGTGACGCGGCGATTCACGCGCTGTTCATCGTCGACAAGCGCGAACTCGGCGATCCCGCGCTGTGTAGCACCGAAGTCCTCATCATGGAGTACGAGGACGGTGGGCACGACCTGTTGACTGGCCTCGAAAATCGGGCCCACGAGCGCGGCGTACCGGTGGAGACTCGCCTGTGCCGTGGCGACCCCTGCGAGGAGATCTGTGCGGCCGTCGAGAAACACGACCCGGACCTGACGGTCCTCGGCGTCGATATCGAGGGATGCAAGTCGGTGACCCGAACCATGCGCCAGCCGGTCGTCAGAGAGGTCTGTGACGCTGTCGAGAATCAGGAGCCGGCGTTGACGGTGATCGGTGACGACCACCAGAACGAGCAGGACTCAGCGCCCCTGGAGGAGATCGAGGCGTTCGACCACGTGATCGTTCACTGA
- the heR gene encoding heliorhodopsin HeR, whose product MSSEDRSTSSDPEQHESARETRLRLWNSVMAVLHALQGVAMLLLADNVLWPVTRTRYAFDPATQSIFPETVSFVDVNLPLLVAGFLFISAFAHTVIATVRYDKYVTYLNRGMNPYRWYEYAVSASLMIVIIGMLAGVWDLGTLLALFGLVAVMNLAGLLMEQRNESTDQTDWTPYWVGVIAGLVPWITIAVTFIGSVTASDGEFPQFVIYIYISIFVFFNLFALNMVLQYLEVSRWKDYLFGEKTYILLSLVAKSLLAWQVYFGTLNSPI is encoded by the coding sequence ATGTCGTCCGAGGACCGTTCGACCTCGTCCGATCCCGAACAGCACGAATCCGCGCGAGAGACGCGTCTCAGACTCTGGAACAGCGTCATGGCTGTCCTTCACGCGCTGCAAGGGGTGGCGATGCTACTGCTGGCCGACAACGTCCTGTGGCCGGTTACGCGCACCAGGTACGCGTTCGATCCCGCAACCCAGTCGATATTCCCGGAGACAGTCTCGTTCGTCGATGTCAATCTCCCGCTTCTCGTCGCTGGATTTCTCTTCATATCGGCGTTCGCACACACCGTCATCGCGACCGTCCGATACGACAAGTACGTCACGTATCTCAATCGCGGGATGAACCCGTATCGCTGGTACGAGTACGCCGTCAGCGCCTCGCTGATGATCGTCATCATCGGAATGCTGGCCGGCGTGTGGGACCTCGGGACCCTCCTGGCGCTGTTCGGACTCGTGGCGGTGATGAACCTGGCTGGACTCCTGATGGAGCAACGCAACGAGTCCACGGACCAGACGGACTGGACGCCCTACTGGGTGGGTGTTATCGCCGGTCTCGTGCCCTGGATCACCATCGCCGTCACGTTCATTGGGTCGGTCACGGCCAGCGACGGTGAATTCCCCCAGTTTGTCATCTACATCTATATCAGTATCTTCGTCTTTTTCAACCTCTTTGCACTGAACATGGTCCTCCAGTATCTGGAGGTTTCGCGGTGGAAAGACTATCTCTTCGGCGAGAAGACGTACATCCTGTTGAGTCTGGTCGCGAAGTCCCTCCTGGCGTGGCAGGTGTACTTCGGGACACTGAACTCACCGATCTGA